In one uncultured Cohaesibacter sp. genomic region, the following are encoded:
- a CDS encoding carbohydrate ABC transporter permease, whose protein sequence is MERVNRQVARRHQVSSLFRYTLLLAVGLMMLYPLIWLVGASFKTNAEIFANPGFWPENPTLSGYIKGWQTSTPYTFGHFFLNTFLIIIPKTIGTAISATMVAYGFARFEFPGKKIFFALLIATLLLPNVVTRIPQYLLFRDLGWLDTFLPLWVPSAFAGDAFFVFMLVQFLRAIPRDMEEAARVDGANSAQTLIYIVVPLLAPALISVCLFQFMWTMNDFLGPLIYLSSVEKFPVSLALKLSIDTTEAFDWNQILAMSVLAITPALAVFFMAQKYFIEGISTGGVKG, encoded by the coding sequence ATGGAACGGGTCAACCGACAGGTCGCCCGCCGGCATCAGGTATCGTCCCTCTTTCGCTACACGCTGCTGCTTGCGGTCGGTCTGATGATGCTCTATCCGCTGATCTGGCTGGTCGGAGCGTCCTTCAAAACCAACGCCGAGATCTTTGCCAATCCCGGTTTCTGGCCCGAGAACCCGACCCTCAGCGGCTATATCAAGGGCTGGCAAACCTCAACGCCCTACACCTTCGGCCATTTCTTTCTCAACACCTTCCTGATCATCATCCCGAAAACCATCGGGACCGCGATCAGTGCGACGATGGTGGCCTATGGGTTTGCCCGCTTCGAATTCCCCGGCAAGAAGATCTTCTTTGCCCTCCTGATCGCGACACTTCTGCTGCCAAATGTGGTCACCCGCATTCCCCAGTATCTGCTGTTCCGTGATCTTGGTTGGCTCGACACCTTCCTGCCGCTCTGGGTTCCGTCCGCCTTTGCCGGAGATGCCTTCTTCGTCTTCATGCTGGTGCAGTTCCTGCGCGCCATTCCGCGCGACATGGAGGAAGCCGCCCGCGTGGATGGGGCCAACAGCGCCCAGACCCTGATCTATATCGTGGTGCCGCTTCTGGCCCCTGCCCTGATCTCGGTCTGCCTGTTCCAGTTCATGTGGACCATGAACGACTTCCTTGGTCCGCTCATCTACTTGTCGTCAGTGGAAAAATTCCCCGTATCTCTGGCGCTCAAACTATCCATCGACACCACAGAGGCCTTTGACTGGAACCAGATTCTGGCCATGTCGGTGCTTGCAATCACGCCTGCGTTGGCCGTGTTCTTCATGGCTCAGAAATACTTCATCGAAGGCATCTCAACCGGCGGAGTTAAAGGGTAA